A single region of the Salicibibacter cibi genome encodes:
- a CDS encoding acyl-CoA carboxylase subunit beta: MDKTNMEMELKELSNRKDRARLGGGKEKIERQHSSGFYTARERIDKLVDPESFLELGMLGHSDQDGSEEKSAGDGVIIGLAKINGRPIVVQAADKTVFAGTEGKVYFRKSQAAHNFALKRGFPFLNLMEGGGLRMPDGMGSDGISQVLFPNELLTHHREVPMITAILGDSFGGPTWTAVSSDFVAQRKGTSMAVAGPRMLEVATGESVSNEELGGWEIHAHHTGQVDHFAENEEDVLDSLKQFLDFMPQNGGEEPPFKETKDDPFRSLDELVDLVPTRRQRAYDMKKVIEHIADDHHFFELKATYGTALITVLTRVNGRTVGVIANQPMKFAGAAGDKECEKATDFIVMCDSYNIPLIFLHDTPGFRVSSEAEKMKMPTKIMVWNQALAQSTVPKISIVIRKSIGAAYGNMCGPTMGADFVVAWPTAEINFTGPEVGINVVYGRELAQSEQPETERAELLKSWSFDSSPYKAAGKYMLDDIIDPRETRKFLSRTLDYACGRNGSISERRLANWPTGY, encoded by the coding sequence ATGGATAAAACAAACATGGAGATGGAACTCAAAGAACTATCAAATCGAAAAGATCGTGCCCGTTTGGGAGGCGGTAAAGAAAAAATTGAGCGACAGCACAGTTCGGGTTTTTACACTGCAAGGGAACGCATTGACAAACTCGTCGATCCGGAATCCTTTTTGGAATTGGGTATGCTTGGCCACTCTGACCAAGACGGGAGCGAAGAGAAAAGTGCAGGAGATGGCGTCATTATCGGACTGGCAAAGATAAACGGACGGCCGATTGTCGTGCAGGCAGCGGATAAAACCGTTTTTGCCGGCACAGAGGGAAAAGTATATTTCCGAAAATCACAAGCTGCCCACAACTTTGCTTTGAAACGCGGCTTTCCATTCTTAAACCTTATGGAAGGCGGAGGGTTGAGAATGCCGGATGGAATGGGCTCGGATGGCATAAGCCAAGTGCTTTTTCCGAATGAGCTATTGACCCATCACCGTGAAGTGCCGATGATAACAGCTATTTTAGGTGACAGTTTTGGCGGCCCTACTTGGACGGCGGTATCTTCGGATTTTGTGGCACAACGTAAAGGGACGTCCATGGCAGTGGCCGGTCCACGCATGCTTGAGGTCGCCACAGGAGAGAGCGTCTCAAACGAGGAACTTGGCGGCTGGGAAATACACGCGCATCATACGGGGCAAGTGGACCATTTCGCGGAAAATGAAGAAGATGTGCTCGACTCCCTCAAACAGTTTCTTGATTTTATGCCGCAAAATGGGGGTGAAGAGCCCCCATTCAAAGAAACAAAGGATGACCCATTCCGCAGCTTGGATGAGTTGGTCGATCTTGTGCCTACCCGGAGACAAAGAGCTTATGATATGAAAAAGGTTATTGAACACATTGCAGATGATCATCACTTTTTTGAACTGAAAGCGACGTATGGGACGGCGCTTATCACTGTCTTAACGAGAGTAAATGGACGGACAGTCGGCGTTATTGCAAATCAACCGATGAAATTTGCAGGCGCCGCGGGAGATAAGGAATGTGAGAAGGCAACCGATTTCATTGTAATGTGTGATTCATACAATATTCCACTTATTTTCTTACATGATACGCCCGGTTTTCGCGTATCGAGTGAGGCAGAGAAGATGAAAATGCCAACAAAAATTATGGTGTGGAACCAAGCCCTTGCTCAGTCAACCGTGCCCAAGATTTCGATCGTCATTCGCAAAAGTATCGGAGCAGCTTACGGCAATATGTGCGGGCCAACTATGGGGGCGGATTTTGTTGTGGCATGGCCAACGGCTGAAATTAACTTTACAGGACCGGAAGTCGGTATCAATGTCGTATACGGACGTGAACTTGCACAATCGGAACAGCCGGAGACGGAACGGGCGGAACTGTTGAAATCTTGGAGTTTTGACAGCTCCCCATACAAAGCAGCCGGTAAATATATGCTTGATGACATTATCGATCCAAGAGAAACGAGGAAATTTCTGTCTCGAACGTTAGACTATGCATGTGGAAGAAATGGTTCGATCAGCGAGCGACGTCTTGCCAATTGGCCAACGGGGTATTAA
- a CDS encoding AMP-binding protein: protein MTSFLKKSWPQGVPETLSYRLGEKALHEYLIQNAIDHPNKTAYNFYGNEISWEQLVAQTRRLAHFLQNKGITKGDKVALYMQNCPQYLLSHYAIQMLGGTVVPLNPMYKASELEYFINEAEIMAVIAGDELYDHIVAIKDKTHSLQFVMTTHYADFLSENVTLPLPEDLQGEKKATDDAYDVIDIVTATAPLEETASIDVWNDVGLMVFTSGTTGRPKAAMLTFGNALFKTAATAHGYQHQQEDRTLAAAPLCHIAGMVMGVNLPVYCANSCILLTRFEPLTAIQAIERYRVNKLYTVATMNAAILNEASADHDLSCLETNFATSFGMAVDEPLAEAWGKLTDGCLLFEASYGLSETHTCDTMMPMDKIKYGTCGIPTYQTDIRIVDPESGEDLPAGRQGEIAVKNPGVFKGYLNRPEATAATLRDGWVFTGDIGTLDDDGYLTFNGRVKEMIKASGYSVFPEDVEALMSDHEAIAQVAAIGVPDSKRGESVKAFVVLKQEYGETITADDIIAWSKEHMAAYKYPRDVVFVDQLPATSSGKVLRRLLKE, encoded by the coding sequence GAAATGAGATCAGTTGGGAGCAATTAGTGGCCCAAACGCGCCGGCTGGCCCACTTCCTTCAGAACAAGGGAATTACAAAAGGAGATAAAGTCGCGTTATACATGCAAAACTGTCCTCAATATTTACTGAGTCATTACGCCATACAAATGTTAGGGGGCACGGTCGTTCCTTTAAATCCTATGTACAAGGCGTCGGAACTGGAGTATTTCATAAATGAAGCTGAAATTATGGCGGTTATTGCAGGCGATGAATTATATGACCATATAGTCGCTATTAAAGATAAAACCCATTCGCTTCAATTTGTAATGACCACTCATTATGCGGACTTTCTTTCTGAAAATGTAACGCTGCCTTTGCCTGAGGACCTTCAAGGAGAAAAGAAAGCGACTGATGACGCGTATGATGTAATAGACATTGTAACCGCGACAGCACCACTGGAAGAGACAGCATCGATTGATGTCTGGAACGATGTTGGTCTAATGGTATTTACCTCCGGTACGACTGGAAGACCTAAGGCGGCGATGCTCACGTTTGGAAATGCGTTATTCAAAACAGCAGCTACAGCGCATGGGTACCAACACCAACAAGAAGATCGCACGCTAGCGGCGGCTCCGCTTTGCCATATTGCCGGCATGGTTATGGGGGTTAATCTCCCCGTCTATTGTGCCAATTCTTGTATTCTATTGACACGCTTTGAACCATTGACGGCTATTCAGGCGATTGAGCGTTACAGAGTGAATAAATTGTATACGGTAGCCACAATGAACGCGGCGATATTAAATGAAGCATCCGCAGACCATGATTTGTCTTGTTTGGAAACCAATTTCGCAACAAGCTTTGGAATGGCTGTCGATGAGCCACTAGCAGAAGCGTGGGGAAAACTTACAGATGGGTGCCTTCTTTTTGAAGCGTCTTACGGATTAAGTGAAACGCATACATGTGACACGATGATGCCTATGGATAAAATCAAATATGGAACATGTGGCATTCCAACGTATCAAACGGATATTCGGATTGTAGATCCGGAAAGTGGAGAAGATTTGCCAGCGGGAAGGCAAGGTGAAATTGCCGTGAAAAACCCCGGCGTGTTTAAGGGATATCTTAACCGCCCTGAAGCAACAGCGGCTACCTTACGCGATGGGTGGGTTTTTACCGGTGATATTGGCACGTTGGATGATGACGGCTATTTAACATTTAACGGCCGGGTGAAAGAGATGATTAAAGCATCTGGTTACAGCGTGTTTCCGGAAGATGTCGAGGCATTAATGAGCGACCATGAAGCCATTGCCCAAGTCGCTGCGATCGGTGTGCCGGACAGCAAACGCGGGGAAAGTGTAAAAGCCTTTGTCGTCTTGAAACAGGAGTATGGAGAGACAATCACTGCGGATGACATTATTGCCTGGAGCAAGGAACACATGGCAGCGTATAAATACCCACGCGACGTTGTTTTCGTTGATCAATTGCCGGCAACAAGCTCCGGGAAAGTGTTACGACGGCTTTTAAAAGAATAG